The Chitinophagales bacterium genomic sequence TATGGATTAACATGCTGGGCTATTGGTTTTGGCGTTTTGCATATCTTGTACGGCATAATCATGTGGAATAGATACGACAATATCAAGCAGAGATAACAGAGATGATGAAAGACCCGATACAACAATTAAATAAGGTTTTTGACAGCAGAATACGCATTGGCATTATGAGTGCCCTTGCCGTAAATGATGAGGTAAACTTCAACGACCTGAAACAGATACTGGACGTAACCGATGGCAACCTTGCATCGCATCTGAAAACACTGGAAGAGAACGGATACGTGAAAGTACAGAAAGGATTTATAGGCCGAAAAACGAATACTACCTATTCAATAACGAAAAACGGGGAAAAAGCTTTCAGGCTACACCTGGACGCACTTGAAGAGATCATAAAAAAACTGAATTAATATTTTTTTGCTTTATTCACTTTGTACTTCAAAGCACTTTTAAAAATAACAAATTATGGAACAACAAAATTTTGAGCAGCCTCAAACATTCTTTGAGAAACACAAAACACTGGCAAAAGGCCTTTTTATCGGATTCCTTGTACTACTTATGCTCATACCAACAGCCTATATCATGGTGTTGGTAACGGAGCGTGCGCATAGACAAAACGAAGTAATAGCAGAGATAAGCGATAAGTGGGCAAAGGAACAAACAATAACCGGCCCGGTAATATCTGTACCCTATTATGTGGATGTAAAAAATAAAGATGGCGGAACTGTTAGGAGTAAACGGGCTCTTTACTTACTGCCGGAGCAGCTAAGTATCAACGGAAAAGTGATGCCTGAGATAAGGCACAGGAGTATATATGATGTGACGGTCTACCGTTCCGATCTTGTGCTTCAAGGTAGTTTCGATCCAACTGTGCTGAAAGCAAAATATGACTTAGCAGATGACCTCGACTGGAATAATGCTCAACTCATTGTAGGTATAAACGATGCCCGGGGCCTGGAGGAAGAACCACAACTGAAATGGGCTGATACATCAACCTACCTGGAGACATCACTGGCATATATCAAGAACATTGATGAAACACTAAGTGCAGACATAAAATTCAACTCAAACGAAAAGACCAATTTCAGAATAACACTTAAACTGAAAGGCACAGGTCAATTATACTTCACGCCTTCCGGCAAAACTACAACAGTCAATTTAAGCTCGACCTGGAGTACTCCAGCATTCGACGGGAAATACCTGCCAGACCGTACACCTAAACTGTCCGACTCAGGCTTTTCTGCATCCTGGAAAATATTACAGGCCTCAAGAGGATACCCGCAATGCTGGAGCGATGATACTCAGCCTGATTTTCAAAAATCAGCCTTCGGTGTAAAACTGATACAGCAGGCTGACCATTACACAAAAACGGAACGCTCTGTTAAATACGCGATACTCATTATTTCGCTGACATTCCTGGTCTTCTTCTTTATAGAGATGCTTCAGAAGAAATCTGTTCACCTGCTTCAATATATACTGGTAGGTATAGCACTTTGTGTATTTTACACCTTACTGCTATCCATTTCAGAATATGCAGGTTTCAATATAGCCTATCTTATAGCTGCAACTGCTACAGTATCTCTTATTACATGGTATATCAAAAATATCTTCTCAAAAAACAAAGTAGCGCTTGCATTTGCAGCTGCACTCAGCAGCCTGTACATCTATGTATTCTTCCTGATACAGCTCAAAGATTATGCATTGCTGTTCGGTAGTATCGGGTTGTTTATTATACTGGCTATAGTCATGTACTACTCGAGGAATATTGATTGGTATAACTCTTCAAAAACTAAAAAAATAAACTAATGGTCATTTCAAGAATAAGAAGTGTAGCCTTTGCCATTGCAGGTATCAGGCATATGCTCATACTGGAACTCAATGCACGGATTCATCTGTTGGCTACTGTTGCAGTAATCATTGCAGGCATCATTTATGGGCTAACTCCTATAAAATGGATAGCACTTGCCTTGGCTATCGGGCTGGTATGGATAGCTGAGACATTCAACACTGCCATAGAAAAACTGTGCGACTATGCGTGCGGCAAAGAGTACAACCCTGAGATAAAAACTATAAAAGACGTTTCAGCAGGTGCAGTGCTGATAGCCGCATGCCTGAGTGTTATTATAGGCTTTTTAGTATTCATTTTATCAATAAGAGCAGATGAAAAAGTATTCATGGTTAATACCACTGTCGTTATTTAGTGTATTACTCATTATTGCAAGAGTGGTATACACATCGTCTTTGATGTTCTCTTTCCTGGTATGGAATATATTCCTGGCGGCAGTCCCGCTATACTTCAGCTTAAAAGCGCTGAACAGTAACAGGAAACTAACAACAACAATATACAGTGCTTTATGGCTATTGTTCTTTCCCAACTCGATGTATATCATTACAGACCTGTTTCATCTTATGCCCAGGGAAAATGTGCCGTTGTGGTTCGACCTGCTCATCCTGTTCTCATCTGCCACAAACGGTGTACTGTTCGGCTTCCTGTCGTTAAGTAATATGGAGAAAACATTCAAGAAATTCAGCTCGAGCAGGATGAGGCATGTACTGGTGTTGTTCATTATGTTGCTTTGTGGCTATGGTATCTACCTGGGTCGTTTTGAACGCTGGAATAGTTGGGACATCATTGCACAACCATACATGCTGAGCATTAGTGTCATGCATGATATCGTTCACCCTGTCAGGAATATCAACACATGGGCATTGAGCCTGAGTTTTGGCATATGGATGTTTCTGCTGTACAGGTTTGTACAAAAGATAAGGTTGCATTAAACAAAATTATGCACAGCTTGTTAGTAACATGGGTCACATATACTATCACATCTCATTACACGATAATTGATGATACTGATATTCCTGAGATGCATTAATACGTACTTTTGTGTACACTTAAAAGAACAACTATGGCAAAGACAAAAGCGAATAAGAATCAGATAGGATTAGACACAGACAAAGCGAAGAAACTGGCAGATGGGCTGAATAATCTTCTTGCCAACTACCAGGTATTTTATATGAATATCCGTGGTTTCCACTGGAATATTAAAGGACAGAAATTCTTTGAGCTGCATATCAAGTTCGAAGAGTTGTACAACGACGTGATACTAAAGATAGACGAAATAGCAGAACGTATTGTAACTATTGGTGAAACACCTTACCACTCTTATACATCGTTCCTCAAGAACTCTGTAATTAAAGAACATACCAATGTTTCTGATGGTATAAAATGCGTTGAGCATATCGTAAACGATTTCCAGGTGCTGTTAGGCATGCAACGTGAACTGCTCGACATGTCGGCTGATGCAAATGACGAGGGTACCAACTCAATGATGAGCGACTATATTCGTGCGCAGGAAAAACTGGTATGGATGTACAATTCATTCCTCGGATAATTTTTTCCGGGACGCTGATACACGTAACAATAAATTACCATACATTTGGTGCGCCTTACAACAAAGGCGCACCCTTTTTATGAAAGAGATGTTCACTAAGATCTCAGACAAAGTATCTGAGACAACAGGGACAATGATGGAAGGCTTTGAAAATCTATTCAGCCTCGAGAAACTGGCAGATAAATTCTCAGACATGTCTGACGCCAGCAAAGAAAAATATACCAAGTACAACAATGACCTTATTTCGTTATCTCCTATTATCGAAGAGATAGGTTTCAAAACCTCTGAAATAGAGTTGAGTATGGGTATTCCCCCGTCCTTTACTTTTCATTTTGAAAAGATAAAAGATACCAGCCCGGAAAGAAGGCAGGAGATACTGGCACAACATTCAGAGAACAAACTGCTGAAACCTATTGTAAAGATGCTGATAGCGGCAGATAACTACCAGGACAAGATAAAGCTGGGTTCATTCAAATTCAGTTGTATCGAGGTGAGTTTAGGTCTGACGCCCGGTGTCAACCTGATACTGACGCCTAAAGGTTAAGAGTTGCTGCTTCTGCACACCTTTCACCATCTATAGCAGCACTGACTATACCACCTGCATAACCCGCGCCTTCGGCGCAGGGATACAATCCTTTTACCTGGATGTGTTGTAGCGTTTCCTTATCGCGAGGTATACGCACCGGCGAACTGGTGCGTGATTCTGTAGCTACAAGCACTGCCTCGTTGGTATAGTAACCTTTCATCTTTTTCCCGAAGTCAACAACGGCTGCCCTTAATGCACGTTCTACTTCAGCAGGTAGTACTTCTTTAAGAGATACACTGTTCAGGCCCGGTATATATGAGCAACCGGGTAAAGTTGAAGACACTCTACCTTTTGCAAAATCATCCATGCGTTGTGCGGGAGCTACTAATTTTCCTCCACCCATATCATAAGCTTTCTGTTCTACCATCTGCTGGTATTGCAGCCCGGCTAATGGCCCTGTAAAACCGTAAGTAGCATAATCCTTTTCGTCCACCGCTACCACAGTTCCTGAATTGGCATAGGCGTTATTCCGCTTTGATGGCGACCAACCGTTCACTACTACTTCACCGGGGTTAGTTGCTGCAGGGGCAATGATACCTCCCGGGCACATACAGAAAGAGAATACACCACGCCCATACTCCTGCGCCACAACAGAGTAGCTGGCAGGGGGAAGATATTCGTCTCTTATCGTACAGTGGTATTGAATACTATCTATCAGTTGTTGAGGATGTTCTATACGCACACCCAGTGCGAATGGTTTTGCTTCAACCAGTATCTTCTTTTCATGTAACAAGGTATATATATCACGTGCCGAGTGGCCCGTGGCCAGTATCAGTCGTTTGCAGCTGATAGTTGTTCCGTCAGCACAGCGCACACCTTTTACTTCACCTCCCTCTATAAAGATGTCTATTAGTTTTGTATCAAAACGCACCTCACCACCGCAGGCAATGATCTGCTCACGCATAGCTGTGATGATACCGGGTAGCTTATTCGTACCAATATGCGGATGCGCCTCCTGCATAATGATCGGGTCTGCACCAAAGTGCACGAACAACTGCAATATACGCTGCACATTACCACGCTTGGTAGAACGTGTGTACAACTTACCATCACTATAGGTACCGGCGCCCCCCTCTCCAAAACAGTAGTTCGACTCAGGGTTCACCACACCTTCTTTATTGATAGCTGCCAGGTCGCGCCTGCGGCTGCGCACGTCTTTCCCTCTCTCTAATATGATTGGCTTGCAGCCGAGCGTTATCAGCTTAAGTGCGGCAAACAACCCTGCGGGTCCTGCACCTACTATCACTACATGTGGTGCATTACTTACGTTCTGTAGTTCCGGGTCAAAGGCTTCAGGCTCTTGCACTACTTCATCAATAAACACCTGCAACTGCAATATCACATGCGGCTGCCTGCCCCTGGCATCAATAGAACGTTTTTGCAATAAGTAACCGGTAATTCGTTTGGGAGACACACCTGCCTCTACGGCAATGGCAGACCTTACGGTCTTTTGGTCTGCAGCCTCATGAGGCATTAGTTTTAGTGAAATGGTCTTTATCATACTGCGTCAGGTTTTTATCCTAAAAGCAATCGAGGATGCTGTCCGCATCCTCAATGTATCATTATTCGTTGTTGTATTTTTCAACCACTTTATCAAGGTGCTCTGCAAAGGCCGCAGGATCCGGTATATACGGATATCCTTTTTCTGCCAACAGGTTCTCATCAGCATCTATAAAGTAATACAGCGGCTGTCCGTTTGAACCGTACTTGGTTGCCTGCAGGTCAGAGTTGCGCTGTCCTAGCGTCTTAACATCCTTTTTCAGGTATTCAGAATAGTACTGCTCATCTTTAGGTATATACACATTCTGCGCATCGCAAAACAGGGAAGCCACAATGAAGTTCTCTTTCATGCGCTTCATCACTGCCGGGTCCGACCATACCTGTCCTTCCATCTTACGGCAGTTCACACAATTGATACCTGTAAAGTCGAGCATGATTGGTTTATGTTGTTTTTTAGATGCTTCTATCGCTTCGTTATAATCATAGTACGTTACCAGTCCGAACTTAACAGCTACTTCAGGCTCGTATATCTTCATTTCAGAAACATACCTTT encodes the following:
- a CDS encoding transcriptional regulator, whose amino-acid sequence is MKDPIQQLNKVFDSRIRIGIMSALAVNDEVNFNDLKQILDVTDGNLASHLKTLEENGYVKVQKGFIGRKTNTTYSITKNGEKAFRLHLDALEEIIKKLN
- the creD gene encoding cell envelope integrity protein CreD codes for the protein MEQQNFEQPQTFFEKHKTLAKGLFIGFLVLLMLIPTAYIMVLVTERAHRQNEVIAEISDKWAKEQTITGPVISVPYYVDVKNKDGGTVRSKRALYLLPEQLSINGKVMPEIRHRSIYDVTVYRSDLVLQGSFDPTVLKAKYDLADDLDWNNAQLIVGINDARGLEEEPQLKWADTSTYLETSLAYIKNIDETLSADIKFNSNEKTNFRITLKLKGTGQLYFTPSGKTTTVNLSSTWSTPAFDGKYLPDRTPKLSDSGFSASWKILQASRGYPQCWSDDTQPDFQKSAFGVKLIQQADHYTKTERSVKYAILIISLTFLVFFFIEMLQKKSVHLLQYILVGIALCVFYTLLLSISEYAGFNIAYLIAATATVSLITWYIKNIFSKNKVALAFAAALSSLYIYVFFLIQLKDYALLFGSIGLFIILAIVMYYSRNIDWYNSSKTKKIN
- a CDS encoding diacylglycerol kinase family protein, with the protein product MVISRIRSVAFAIAGIRHMLILELNARIHLLATVAVIIAGIIYGLTPIKWIALALAIGLVWIAETFNTAIEKLCDYACGKEYNPEIKTIKDVSAGAVLIAACLSVIIGFLVFILSIRADEKVFMVNTTVVI
- a CDS encoding DUF1361 domain-containing protein is translated as MKKYSWLIPLSLFSVLLIIARVVYTSSLMFSFLVWNIFLAAVPLYFSLKALNSNRKLTTTIYSALWLLFFPNSMYIITDLFHLMPRENVPLWFDLLILFSSATNGVLFGFLSLSNMEKTFKKFSSSRMRHVLVLFIMLLCGYGIYLGRFERWNSWDIIAQPYMLSISVMHDIVHPVRNINTWALSLSFGIWMFLLYRFVQKIRLH
- a CDS encoding DNA starvation/stationary phase protection protein → MAKTKANKNQIGLDTDKAKKLADGLNNLLANYQVFYMNIRGFHWNIKGQKFFELHIKFEELYNDVILKIDEIAERIVTIGETPYHSYTSFLKNSVIKEHTNVSDGIKCVEHIVNDFQVLLGMQRELLDMSADANDEGTNSMMSDYIRAQEKLVWMYNSFLG
- a CDS encoding FAD-dependent oxidoreductase: MIKTISLKLMPHEAADQKTVRSAIAVEAGVSPKRITGYLLQKRSIDARGRQPHVILQLQVFIDEVVQEPEAFDPELQNVSNAPHVVIVGAGPAGLFAALKLITLGCKPIILERGKDVRSRRRDLAAINKEGVVNPESNYCFGEGGAGTYSDGKLYTRSTKRGNVQRILQLFVHFGADPIIMQEAHPHIGTNKLPGIITAMREQIIACGGEVRFDTKLIDIFIEGGEVKGVRCADGTTISCKRLILATGHSARDIYTLLHEKKILVEAKPFALGVRIEHPQQLIDSIQYHCTIRDEYLPPASYSVVAQEYGRGVFSFCMCPGGIIAPAATNPGEVVVNGWSPSKRNNAYANSGTVVAVDEKDYATYGFTGPLAGLQYQQMVEQKAYDMGGGKLVAPAQRMDDFAKGRVSSTLPGCSYIPGLNSVSLKEVLPAEVERALRAAVVDFGKKMKGYYTNEAVLVATESRTSSPVRIPRDKETLQHIQVKGLYPCAEGAGYAGGIVSAAIDGERCAEAATLNL